The DNA segment CTTCGGCTGAAGTGAGTGGTCATGGACCCGGACAGGAGGTGTTGCAGACCGGCAAGCGCAATGTCGCCATCGCCAGTGTCGAGCCGGTCGGCAACTACGGCATCCAGCCCCTGTTCTCGGATGGGCATAACAGCGGCATCTATTCATGGGATCTGCTCTACGAACTGGGAACCAACCAGGAAAGCCTGTGGCAGGAATATCTCGCCCGCCTGGAAGCGGCGGGGGCAAGCCGCGACATCGATACGACAACGGCGGCATCTGCACCCACCAAAGGTTGCGGAAAGCACGGATGAAAGAATTGACATGAGCGATACCCATTTCGGTTTCAAGACCGTGGCCGAAGAAGAAAAAGCGCAGCATGTCGCCGGCGTATTCTCTTCCGTGGCCCAGAAATACGATGTGATGAACGACCTCATGTCGGCCGGTCTGCATCGTCTGTGGAAGCGCTTCGCCATTGAACTGTCGGGCGTGCGTGCCGGACAGCGCGTGCTCGATGTCGCCGGTGGCACGGCGGATTTGTCGCGTGCCTTCCTCAAACGCACCGGGCCGTCCGGCGAAGTCTGGCTGACCGACATCAACAATGCCATGCTCACCGTCGGCCGCGACCGTCTGCTCGACAGGGGCATCTTGACGCCGACGGCGCAGTGCGATGCGGAAAAACTGCCGTTTCCCGCCAATTATTTCGATTGCGTCAGCGTTGCTTTCGGACTGCGCAACATGACGCACAAGGATCGGGCGCTGGCCGAGATGCAGCGCGTCCTGCGTCCTGGCGGCCGCCTGCTGGTGCTGGAATTTTCCAAGGTCTGGGGACCACTGGAAAAAATCTACGATCTGTATTCCTTCAAGGTGTTGCCCTGGTTGGGAGAAAAAATCGCGCATGATGCCGAAAGCTACCGTTACCTGGCGGAGTCGATCCGCATGCACCCGGACCAGAAAACACTCAAAACCATGATGGAACAGGCCGGTTTTTCGCGCGTCGAGTATTTCAATCTGACCGGCGGCGTCGTCGCCTTGCACCGCGGCTACAAGCTGTAATGCGCATGATCGCCAGCGTCACTCTCACCGCTTTTTCACGCTAAGCTTGCCCGGGCTGCACTTGCCTAGTTCTGGCAACGGCGCTTATCATGCGCCGCTCATTGCCCGGAAACCCATATGAGCAAGCAACTGATCATTGCCGAAAAACCTTCTGTTGCGCAGGATATCGCCAAGGCGCTGGGCGGTTTCACGCGCGAGGGCGACTATTTCGAGAGCGACGAATATGTGCTTTCCTCCGCCGTCGGCCATCTGCTGGAACTGGCGGTGCCGGAGGAATACGACGTCAAGCGCGGCAAATGGAGCTTCACCCATCTGCCCATGATTCCGCCGCGCTTCACGCTCAATCCGATCGAAAAAACCGCCGATCGCCTGCGCCTGCTGACACGGCTGGCCAAGCGCAAGGATGTCGCCGCGCTGATCAATGCCTGTGACGCGGGGCGCGAGGGCGAACTGATTTTCCGCTACGTGATGCAACATGCGCTGGGCGAAAAGGTCAAGCCGATCCGGCGCCTCTGGTTGCAATCGATGACGGCGACTTCGATCCGCGACGGCTTTGCCCATCTGCGCAGCAACGAAGAGATGCTGCCGCTGGCCGATGCCGCGCGCTGCCGTTCCGAGGCCGACTGGCTGATCGGCATCAACGGCACGCGGGCGATGACCGCCTTCAATTCCAAGGAGGGGGGGTTCTACAAGACCCCGGTCGGCCGCGTGCAGACGCCGACGCTGGCGATCCTGGTCGAACGCGAAAAACGCATTCGCGAGTTCCAGTCGCGCGATTACTGGGAAGTCGAGGCGGAGTTCAAATGTGTCGCTGGCCTTTATCGCGGACGCTGGTTCGACGAGAAATTCAGGAAAGCCGACGACGAGCACGCCAAGGCAGAACGGCTGTGGGAGCAAGCCAGGGCCGAGGCCATCCGCAGCAAGTGTCTCGGCAAGCATGGCGCGGTCGAGGAAGAGAGCAAGCCCAAAACCGAGGCCTGTCCGATGCTCTACGACCTCACCAGCTTGCAGCGCGATGCCAACGGCCGCTTCGGCTTCTCGGCGAAAAATACCTTGGGCCTGGCACAGGCGCTATACGAGCGGCATAAGGTGCTGACCTACCCGCGTACCGACGCGCGGCAACTGCCCGAGGATTACATCGCGACGGTGAAAGAGACGCTGGGCAATCTCGCAGATACGGCATATGGCAAGTTCGCCAGCCATATTCTCAAAAGCGGCTGGGTACATCCGAACAAGCGCATTTTCAACAACGCCAAGATATCGGATCACTTTGCCATTGTACCCACCGGCGTGGTGCCGAAGAGTCTCTCCGAACCGGAACAAAAACTTTACGACTTGGTCATGAAGCGCTTCCTGGCGATCTTCTATCCGGCCGCCGAATACAACATCACGACGCGCATCACCCGTGTCGAGGGCGAAGCCTTCAAGACCGAGGGCAAGGTGCTGGTCACGGCGGGCTGGCTTGCCGTGTATGGACGTGAAGCGCAGGGCAGTGAGGAAGAGACGCCGAACCTGCCGCCGCTGGAGCCCAAGGAAAGGGTCTGGGCCAACGATGTCGAGGTCAAGGCCAAGGCAACCCAGCCGCCGCCGCGGTTCAATGAGGCGACGCTGCTCTCGGCCATGGAAGGCGCCGGCAAGCTGGTCGAGGACGATGAGTTGCGCGAAGCGATGGCGGAACGCGGTCTTGGCACCCCAGCGACGCGCGCCGCCACCATCGAAGGACTGATCGCCGAGGAATACGTGCACCGCAACGGGCGCGAGTTGCAGGCCACCGCCAAGGCCTTCTCGCTATTGTTCGCGCTGGAAAATCTTGGCGTCGACGAAATCCGCTCGCCGGAACTGACCGGCGAATGGGAGCACAAACTCAAGCAGATGGAACACGGTCAGCTTGGGCGCGACGAGTTCATGAGCCACATCGTTTCCAAGACCCAGGAAATGGTGAACAGCATCAAGCACGGCGAGTTGCCGGACGCGGCTTTCGGCACCCTGAAAACGCCCTGCCCGCGCTGCGGCGGCCAGATCAAGGAGGGCTACAAGAAGTTCGAGTGCCAGGGTTGCGACTACAAGTTGTGGAAGGTCGTTGCCAGCCGCCAGTGGGAACCGGAGGAAATGGACGAACTATTGAGCAAGGGCGTGATCGGCCCGGTGCAGGGTTTTCGCAGCAAGATGGGCCGCGCCTTCGCCGCCATGGTGAAGCTGAATGCCGACAAGATGCCGGAGTTCGATTTTGGCCAGGGCAATGAGGGCGATGCGGAGGAAGTCGACTTCAGCGCGCAGCAGACGCTGGGCAACTGCCCCAAATGCGGCGCCCGCATTTTCGAGCATGGCATGAGCTACGTCTGCGAAAAATCCGTCGGACCGAACAAGAGTTGCGATTTTCGTTCCGGCAAGGTGATCCTGCAACAGGAAATTTCGCGCGCCGAAATGCAAAAGCTGCTGGAAACCGGCAAAACCAGCCTGTTGAAGGACTTCATTTCATCGCGCACGCGGCGCAAGTTTTCTGCTTACCTGGTGCGCGGCGCCGATGGCAAGGTCGGGTTCGAGTTCGAGGCCAGAACTCCCAAAGCGGCGCCAAAGGCCGCCGCAAAATCGGCAACCGCGAGCAAGGCTGCGGTCGACGTTCCCGAGACAAAACCGGCGGCGAAAACGGCGAAGAAGCGCGCCAGCAAGAAATAGCCGCTCCAAGCTATTGGAACTTCTGCGCCACGCTCGGGCTATTTCGATTTGATGGCCCTGGTGCCCGGCAGCCGGCAGTCGAGCAGGGCCTTGCGCACCACGTCGATGGCGCGGTAGCGCGGGTAGGTAGCGCGCCATACCAGTGCCACGCGCCGCGTTGGC comes from the Georgfuchsia toluolica genome and includes:
- the ubiE gene encoding bifunctional demethylmenaquinone methyltransferase/2-methoxy-6-polyprenyl-1,4-benzoquinol methylase UbiE, yielding MSDTHFGFKTVAEEEKAQHVAGVFSSVAQKYDVMNDLMSAGLHRLWKRFAIELSGVRAGQRVLDVAGGTADLSRAFLKRTGPSGEVWLTDINNAMLTVGRDRLLDRGILTPTAQCDAEKLPFPANYFDCVSVAFGLRNMTHKDRALAEMQRVLRPGGRLLVLEFSKVWGPLEKIYDLYSFKVLPWLGEKIAHDAESYRYLAESIRMHPDQKTLKTMMEQAGFSRVEYFNLTGGVVALHRGYKL
- a CDS encoding DNA topoisomerase III; this encodes MSKQLIIAEKPSVAQDIAKALGGFTREGDYFESDEYVLSSAVGHLLELAVPEEYDVKRGKWSFTHLPMIPPRFTLNPIEKTADRLRLLTRLAKRKDVAALINACDAGREGELIFRYVMQHALGEKVKPIRRLWLQSMTATSIRDGFAHLRSNEEMLPLADAARCRSEADWLIGINGTRAMTAFNSKEGGFYKTPVGRVQTPTLAILVEREKRIREFQSRDYWEVEAEFKCVAGLYRGRWFDEKFRKADDEHAKAERLWEQARAEAIRSKCLGKHGAVEEESKPKTEACPMLYDLTSLQRDANGRFGFSAKNTLGLAQALYERHKVLTYPRTDARQLPEDYIATVKETLGNLADTAYGKFASHILKSGWVHPNKRIFNNAKISDHFAIVPTGVVPKSLSEPEQKLYDLVMKRFLAIFYPAAEYNITTRITRVEGEAFKTEGKVLVTAGWLAVYGREAQGSEEETPNLPPLEPKERVWANDVEVKAKATQPPPRFNEATLLSAMEGAGKLVEDDELREAMAERGLGTPATRAATIEGLIAEEYVHRNGRELQATAKAFSLLFALENLGVDEIRSPELTGEWEHKLKQMEHGQLGRDEFMSHIVSKTQEMVNSIKHGELPDAAFGTLKTPCPRCGGQIKEGYKKFECQGCDYKLWKVVASRQWEPEEMDELLSKGVIGPVQGFRSKMGRAFAAMVKLNADKMPEFDFGQGNEGDAEEVDFSAQQTLGNCPKCGARIFEHGMSYVCEKSVGPNKSCDFRSGKVILQQEISRAEMQKLLETGKTSLLKDFISSRTRRKFSAYLVRGADGKVGFEFEARTPKAAPKAAAKSATASKAAVDVPETKPAAKTAKKRASKK
- a CDS encoding gamma-butyrobetaine hydroxylase-like domain-containing protein, translated to MTDLDHDTPIPTEIKLHQASHLMEIAFSNGAHFQLPYEFLRVFSPSAEVSGHGPGQEVLQTGKRNVAIASVEPVGNYGIQPLFSDGHNSGIYSWDLLYELGTNQESLWQEYLARLEAAGASRDIDTTTAASAPTKGCGKHG